In the genome of Pseudomonas bubulae, one region contains:
- a CDS encoding pyruvate, water dikinase regulatory protein, giving the protein MKRSAFFISDGTGITAETLGQSLLAQFENVTFSKFTRPYIDSVEKARAMVQQIDNAAEKDGFSPIIFDTIVNQDIREILATSNGFMIDIFSSFLAPLEQALGEHSSYSVGKSHSIGHNSNYMERIEAVNFALDNDDGARTHKYDKADLILVGVSRCGKTPTCLYMAMQFGIRAANYPLTDDDMESLKLPAALREHKHKLFGLTIDPDRLTAIRNERKPNSRYSSFAQCEFEVREVERLFQRENIPHINSTHFSVEEISAKILVEKGVERRFK; this is encoded by the coding sequence ATGAAACGATCTGCTTTCTTTATATCCGATGGCACCGGTATTACTGCCGAAACCCTGGGCCAGAGTTTGCTGGCACAATTCGAAAATGTGACCTTCAGCAAGTTCACGCGCCCCTACATAGACAGCGTGGAAAAAGCGCGGGCAATGGTACAACAAATCGATAACGCCGCCGAAAAAGACGGATTCAGCCCGATAATTTTCGACACTATCGTCAATCAGGACATTCGCGAAATCCTCGCCACGTCCAATGGTTTCATGATCGACATCTTCTCCAGCTTCCTTGCTCCACTGGAGCAGGCGCTGGGTGAACATTCCTCGTATTCGGTGGGTAAGTCCCACTCCATTGGCCACAACTCCAACTATATGGAGCGCATCGAGGCGGTGAACTTTGCCCTCGACAATGATGACGGCGCCCGCACACACAAGTACGACAAGGCCGACCTGATCCTGGTTGGCGTGTCCCGTTGCGGCAAAACCCCGACCTGCCTTTATATGGCGATGCAATTCGGCATCCGCGCTGCCAACTACCCGCTGACCGATGACGACATGGAAAGCCTCAAGCTGCCGGCTGCCCTGCGTGAACACAAACACAAGCTCTTCGGCCTGACCATCGACCCGGACCGCCTGACGGCCATCCGCAACGAACGCAAGCCCAACAGCCGCTACTCAAGCTTTGCCCAGTGCGAATTTGAAGTGCGCGAAGTTGAACGCCTGTTTCAGCGCGAAAACATTCCGCATATCAACTCCACGCATTTCTCGGTGGAAGAAATATCGGCCAAGATCCTGGTCGAAAAAGGCGTGGAGCGGCGGTTCAAATAA
- the ppsA gene encoding phosphoenolpyruvate synthase gives MVEYVVSLDKLGAHDVEHVGGKNASLGEMISNLAGAGVSVPGGFATTSQAYRDFLELSGLNDQIHAALDALDVDDVNALAKTGAQIRQWIMEAEFPEKLNAEIRTAFAALSQGNPDMAVAVRSSATAEDLPDASFAGQQETFLNIRGVENVIRAAKEVFASLFNDRAISYRVHQGFDHKLVALSAGVQRMVRSETGTAGVMFTLDTESGFRDVVFITGAYGLGETVVQGAVNPDEFYVHKQTLEAGRPAILRRNLGSKAIKMIYGDEAKAGKSVKVIDVEKADRARFCLTDAEVSELAKQAMIIEKHYKCPMDIEWAKDGDDGKLYIVQARPETVKSRSAGNVMERYLLKETGTVLAEGRAIGQRIGAGKVRIIKDVSEMDKVQPGDVLVSDMTDPDWEPVMKRASAIVTNRGGRTCHAAIIARELGIPAVVGCGNATQLLKDGQGVTVSCAEGDTGFIFEGELGFDIKKNSVDAMPDLPFKIMMNVGNPDRAFDFAQLPNAGVGLARLEFIINRMIGVHPKALLNYDGLPQEIKDSVDKRIAGYNDPVGFYVEKLVEGISTLAAAFAPKKVIVRLSDFKSNEYANLIGGKLYEPEEENPMLGFRGASRYISENFRDCFELECRALKRVRNEMGFTNVEIMVPFVRTLGEASQVIDLLAENGLKRGENGLRVIMMCELPSNAILAEEFLEFFDGFSIGSNDLTQLTLGLDRDSGVIAHLFDERNPAVKKLLSNAIQACNKAGKYIGICGQGPSDHPDLALWLMEQGIESVSLNPDTVLETWFFLAEGQAQA, from the coding sequence TTGGTAGAGTACGTAGTTTCCCTCGATAAGCTCGGCGCCCATGACGTGGAGCATGTGGGGGGCAAGAACGCATCCCTCGGCGAGATGATCAGTAATCTTGCAGGCGCTGGTGTTTCAGTTCCCGGTGGCTTCGCCACGACTTCTCAGGCATATCGTGATTTTCTCGAACTGAGTGGTTTGAACGACCAGATCCACGCTGCGCTGGATGCGCTCGATGTAGATGACGTCAATGCCCTGGCCAAAACCGGTGCCCAGATCCGTCAATGGATCATGGAAGCCGAGTTCCCGGAGAAGCTTAACGCCGAAATTCGTACCGCCTTTGCCGCTTTGTCCCAGGGCAACCCTGACATGGCCGTTGCCGTGCGCTCCTCGGCCACCGCCGAAGACTTGCCGGACGCGTCCTTTGCCGGTCAGCAAGAAACCTTCCTGAATATCCGTGGCGTTGAAAACGTCATTCGTGCGGCCAAGGAAGTATTTGCCTCCCTGTTCAACGACCGCGCTATTTCTTACCGCGTGCACCAGGGCTTTGACCACAAACTGGTCGCCCTGTCTGCAGGCGTACAGCGCATGGTGCGCTCCGAAACCGGCACCGCGGGCGTGATGTTTACCCTGGACACTGAATCAGGCTTCCGTGATGTAGTGTTTATCACCGGCGCCTACGGCCTGGGTGAGACCGTCGTGCAAGGTGCGGTAAACCCGGACGAATTCTACGTTCACAAACAAACCCTGGAAGCGGGTCGCCCGGCTATTTTGCGCCGCAACCTGGGCAGCAAAGCCATCAAGATGATCTACGGCGACGAAGCCAAGGCCGGCAAGTCGGTCAAGGTGATCGACGTTGAAAAGGCCGATCGCGCGCGTTTCTGCCTGACCGATGCTGAAGTCAGCGAACTGGCCAAGCAAGCCATGATCATCGAGAAGCACTATAAGTGCCCGATGGACATCGAGTGGGCCAAAGACGGCGATGACGGCAAGCTGTACATCGTACAGGCGCGCCCGGAAACCGTGAAAAGCCGCAGCGCCGGCAATGTCATGGAGCGCTACCTGCTCAAGGAAACCGGTACGGTACTGGCTGAAGGCCGCGCCATTGGCCAGCGTATCGGTGCAGGCAAGGTCCGCATCATCAAGGACGTGTCGGAAATGGATAAAGTCCAGCCGGGCGACGTACTGGTCTCCGACATGACCGACCCGGACTGGGAACCCGTGATGAAGCGCGCCAGCGCCATCGTCACCAACCGCGGCGGTCGTACCTGTCATGCGGCGATCATCGCTCGCGAGCTGGGTATCCCGGCCGTGGTGGGTTGCGGCAACGCCACCCAGCTGTTGAAAGACGGCCAGGGCGTTACCGTTTCGTGCGCTGAAGGCGATACCGGGTTTATCTTTGAAGGCGAACTGGGCTTCGATATCAAGAAGAACTCCGTGGACGCCATGCCGGACCTGCCGTTCAAGATCATGATGAACGTCGGCAACCCGGACCGTGCCTTTGACTTCGCGCAATTGCCGAACGCCGGTGTGGGCCTGGCCCGTCTGGAGTTCATTATCAACCGCATGATCGGTGTACACCCCAAAGCCCTGCTGAACTACGATGGCCTGCCACAGGAAATCAAGGACAGCGTCGACAAACGCATCGCCGGCTACAACGATCCGGTGGGCTTCTACGTCGAAAAACTGGTTGAAGGCATCAGCACCCTGGCCGCCGCTTTTGCACCGAAAAAAGTCATCGTGCGCCTGTCGGACTTCAAGTCCAACGAATACGCCAACCTGATCGGCGGCAAGCTGTACGAGCCTGAGGAAGAGAACCCGATGCTGGGCTTCCGCGGTGCTTCGCGTTACATCAGTGAAAACTTCCGCGACTGCTTCGAGCTTGAATGCCGTGCGCTCAAGCGTGTGCGTAACGAAATGGGCTTTACCAACGTTGAAATCATGGTGCCGTTCGTCCGTACCCTGGGTGAAGCGAGCCAGGTGATAGATCTGCTGGCGGAAAACGGCCTCAAGCGTGGTGAAAACGGTCTGCGCGTGATCATGATGTGCGAACTGCCTTCCAACGCGATCCTGGCTGAAGAGTTCCTGGAGTTCTTCGACGGTTTCTCCATCGGTTCCAACGACCTGACTCAGCTGACCCTGGGTCTGGACCGCGACTCCGGTGTCATTGCGCACCTGTTTGATGAGCGCAACCCGGCGGTTAAAAAGCTGCTGTCCAACGCCATTCAGGCGTGCAACAAGGCTGGCAAGTACATCGGTATTTGCGGCCAGGGCCCGTCCGATCACCCGGATCTGGCGCTATGGCTGATGGAGCAGGGTATCGAAAGTGTTTCCCTGAACCCGGACACCGTTCTGGAAACCTGGTTCTTCCTTGCAGAGGGTCAGGCGCAGGCTTGA
- a CDS encoding alpha/beta fold hydrolase, producing the protein MQSSSLLFPVALISAERRGDLSEDVYRLKPANSPDISVELVVTRLGMADDSQVRGVPVILLHGSFSNRRFWYSPKGAGLGAFLARAGFDVWLPEMRGHGLSSRNISWAKNRVADYARYDLPAIAAFVREQSGQVPHWLGHSQGAISLAAALGGKYLSEPDVASAAFFGCQINRRYWSLKIPPIEWGAYLLLKRFKQLSGTRLKRGPEDEPVSIALETLRWNGFMGRFKDAERDWWAGLAEVQAPALVVAAVGDRQTPEWACRKLFDQLGSEQRKFVSLGREHGFSSDYSHVEMLVSQAAQQEVWPLVRDWLLKGTTKSL; encoded by the coding sequence ATGCAAAGCAGCAGTCTCCTTTTTCCCGTTGCCCTGATCAGCGCTGAGCGTCGGGGCGATCTGAGCGAAGACGTTTATCGCTTGAAACCGGCCAACAGCCCGGATATTTCCGTTGAGCTGGTGGTGACCCGCCTGGGGATGGCCGACGACAGCCAGGTACGCGGCGTGCCGGTCATCCTGTTGCATGGCAGTTTTTCCAATCGGCGCTTTTGGTACTCGCCCAAGGGGGCAGGGCTAGGGGCGTTTTTGGCGCGTGCCGGGTTTGATGTGTGGCTGCCCGAAATGCGTGGCCATGGTCTTTCGTCACGAAATATTAGCTGGGCTAAAAATCGCGTGGCGGACTATGCCCGCTACGACTTGCCAGCCATAGCGGCATTTGTTCGCGAGCAAAGCGGGCAAGTTCCGCACTGGCTCGGCCATTCTCAGGGTGCCATCAGTTTGGCCGCGGCCTTGGGGGGCAAGTATCTGAGTGAACCGGATGTGGCGTCGGCGGCGTTTTTTGGCTGCCAGATCAATCGCCGTTACTGGTCACTGAAAATTCCTCCGATTGAGTGGGGTGCCTATCTGTTGTTGAAGCGCTTCAAGCAACTGTCGGGGACGCGACTCAAGCGTGGCCCGGAAGACGAGCCGGTCAGCATCGCCCTGGAAACCCTGCGCTGGAATGGTTTTATGGGGCGTTTCAAGGACGCCGAGCGCGACTGGTGGGCCGGTTTGGCCGAGGTTCAGGCCCCGGCACTGGTGGTGGCAGCGGTGGGTGATCGGCAAACGCCGGAGTGGGCGTGTCGCAAGCTGTTCGACCAGTTGGGCTCAGAACAGCGCAAGTTCGTGTCCCTTGGCCGTGAGCATGGCTTCAGCTCTGATTACAGTCACGTTGAAATGCTGGTCAGCCAGGCTGCGCAGCAGGAAGTGTGGCCATTGGTGCGTGATTGGCTACTAAAAGGCACGACGAAATCGTTGTAG
- the rraA gene encoding ribonuclease E activity regulator RraA: MNHYITPDLCDAYPELVQVLEPMFSNFGGRDSFGGEIVTIKCFEDNSRVKEQAELSGEGKVLVVDGGGSLRHALLGDMIADRAAKNGWEGIVIYGCIRDVDVLAQTDLGVQALASHPLKSNRRGVGDVNVPVTFAGVTFRPGEFIYADNNGVIISPTALKMPG; the protein is encoded by the coding sequence GTGAATCACTACATCACCCCCGATCTGTGCGATGCCTACCCTGAGCTGGTGCAGGTACTTGAGCCCATGTTCAGCAATTTCGGCGGGCGCGACTCCTTTGGCGGCGAGATCGTGACCATCAAGTGCTTCGAGGACAACTCCCGGGTCAAGGAACAGGCTGAACTCAGCGGTGAAGGCAAAGTGCTGGTGGTCGATGGGGGCGGTTCCCTGCGTCATGCCTTGCTGGGCGACATGATTGCAGACAGGGCGGCAAAAAATGGCTGGGAAGGTATTGTTATTTACGGCTGCATTCGCGACGTCGATGTGCTCGCGCAAACCGATCTCGGCGTGCAGGCTTTGGCCAGTCATCCGCTCAAGAGCAACCGTCGCGGTGTGGGCGATGTCAACGTGCCCGTGACGTTTGCGGGTGTCACGTTCCGCCCCGGTGAATTCATTTATGCCGACAATAATGGCGTTATCATTTCGCCAACCGCTCTGAAAATGCCGGGCTAA
- a CDS encoding CorA family divalent cation transporter, whose translation MFEEENAQWGLVHALVLDGEGGARSIARTELNDLQLQAHESLWLHWDRSHPQTQSWLRDSSGLSDFNCDLLLEENTRPRLVPAPNNELLLFMRGVNLNPGAEPEDMVSLRIFGSAQRLISLRMRPLRATDELLSEFSQGEGPKNPSELILYLAQHLTLKVQDLIGELSEIVDDEEDKIDADERYTPDHNSLLQVRRRAAALRRFLAPQRDIFGQLTRIKLPWFSADDADYWNELNNSLTRYLEELELTRERVGLVLESEDRRLNVRMSRIMYRFGVLTGIFLPITFITGLLGINVGGVPFSDDSYGFAITCGVMLVIGAGQWWFYRRLQWL comes from the coding sequence ATGTTCGAGGAAGAAAACGCTCAATGGGGGCTGGTGCATGCGCTGGTGCTGGATGGTGAAGGCGGCGCACGTTCGATTGCGCGCACCGAGCTGAACGACCTTCAGTTGCAGGCCCACGAAAGCCTCTGGCTGCATTGGGATCGCAGTCATCCGCAAACCCAGAGCTGGCTGCGTGATTCCAGTGGCTTGAGTGATTTCAACTGTGATCTGCTGCTTGAAGAAAATACCCGTCCGCGCCTGGTGCCTGCCCCCAACAATGAGCTGCTGCTGTTTATGCGCGGGGTCAACCTGAACCCCGGCGCAGAGCCTGAAGACATGGTTTCACTGCGTATTTTCGGCAGTGCGCAGCGCTTGATCTCATTGCGCATGCGACCATTGCGGGCCACCGATGAGTTGCTCAGTGAGTTTTCCCAGGGTGAAGGCCCGAAAAATCCCTCTGAATTGATCCTGTACCTGGCCCAGCACCTGACATTGAAGGTGCAGGACTTGATCGGCGAACTGTCAGAAATCGTCGATGACGAAGAAGATAAAATAGATGCCGACGAACGGTACACACCTGATCACAACAGCCTCTTGCAGGTTCGTCGAAGGGCAGCCGCCTTGCGTCGATTCCTGGCACCTCAGCGGGATATTTTCGGTCAGCTTACGCGTATCAAATTACCCTGGTTCAGTGCCGATGATGCCGACTACTGGAACGAACTGAACAACAGCCTGACCCGCTATCTGGAGGAGCTCGAACTGACCCGCGAGCGCGTGGGGCTGGTGCTCGAGTCTGAAGACCGGCGTTTGAACGTGCGTATGAGCCGCATCATGTATCGCTTTGGCGTGCTGACGGGGATCTTTCTGCCGATCACCTTTATTACCGGTTTGCTGGGCATCAATGTGGGGGGCGTACCGTTCTCCGATGACTCTTATGGCTTTGCCATAACCTGCGGCGTGATGCTGGTTATCGGGGCGGGGCAATGGTGGTTTTACCGTCGTTTGCAGTGGCTGTGA
- a CDS encoding CrfX protein, with product MHDPFEQSLREMLKAEPSNRDDDACLGRVLKTANRQVGAGDLFSLLGRWMQALMIALNSGSAHIAPVSRRKSAARPVDKAD from the coding sequence ATGCACGATCCGTTTGAACAGTCCTTACGTGAAATGCTCAAGGCCGAGCCGTCCAACCGGGATGACGATGCGTGCCTGGGTCGCGTGCTGAAAACCGCCAACCGACAGGTCGGTGCGGGAGACCTTTTCAGCCTGCTGGGCCGCTGGATGCAAGCACTGATGATTGCTTTGAATAGCGGTTCGGCTCATATTGCGCCCGTTTCGCGACGCAAATCTGCTGCTCGCCCTGTTGATAAGGCTGATTGA
- a CDS encoding mechanosensitive ion channel family protein, with protein sequence MELNVWTQSLVAAMTALWTKIANFIPNLFGALVVVLLGFVVAKLLDALLSKLLAKLGLDRLMGGTGLTKILARVGIQVPISTLIGKIVYWFVLLVFLVSAAQSLGLDRVSSALDLLTVYLPKVFGALLVLLAGVLLAQVLNGLVRGAAESVGFDYAGGLGRVTQGLVIIISISVAISQLEVKTDLLNHVIVIVLITVGLAIALAMGLGSREIAGQILAGIYVRELYQVGQEVRIGEVEGQIEEIGTVKTTLLTDEGELVSISNRILLEQHVTSR encoded by the coding sequence ATGGAATTGAATGTCTGGACCCAAAGCCTGGTCGCGGCAATGACTGCCTTGTGGACCAAGATTGCCAACTTTATTCCCAACCTCTTCGGCGCGTTGGTGGTAGTACTGCTCGGCTTCGTGGTTGCCAAACTGCTCGACGCCTTGCTGTCCAAACTGCTTGCCAAGTTGGGCCTTGATCGCCTGATGGGCGGTACGGGCTTGACCAAGATTCTGGCCCGGGTCGGGATTCAGGTGCCCATTTCGACGCTGATTGGCAAAATCGTCTACTGGTTTGTGCTGCTGGTATTCCTGGTTTCTGCAGCGCAGTCTCTGGGCCTGGATCGTGTGTCATCCGCGCTGGATCTGTTGACGGTGTATCTGCCCAAGGTCTTTGGTGCGCTGCTGGTTCTGCTGGCAGGCGTGTTGCTGGCCCAGGTGCTCAACGGCCTGGTGCGTGGCGCTGCCGAGAGCGTGGGCTTCGATTATGCCGGCGGGCTGGGCAGGGTGACCCAGGGGCTGGTCATCATCATCAGCATCTCCGTGGCTATCAGCCAGCTGGAGGTCAAGACCGACCTGCTAAACCATGTGATTGTTATTGTGTTGATTACCGTTGGTCTGGCTATTGCACTGGCAATGGGGCTTGGCAGCCGGGAAATCGCCGGGCAAATACTGGCCGGGATCTATGTGCGTGAGCTGTATCAGGTTGGTCAGGAAGTGCGGATTGGCGAGGTTGAAGGGCAGATCGAAGAAATTGGCACGGTTAAAACCACGTTGCTGACCGATGAGGGTGAGCTAGTCTCCATCTCGAACCGGATCTTGCTGGAGCAGCACGTAACCAGCCGCTAA
- the sigX gene encoding RNA polymerase sigma factor SigX, giving the protein MNKAQSLSMRYDPRELSDEELVARSHDELFHVTRAYEELMRRYQRTLFNVCSRYLGNDRDADDVCQEVMLKVLYGLKNFEGKSKFKTWLYSITYNECITQYRKERRKRRLMDALSIDPLEEASEEKAPKPEEKGGLDRWLVHVNPIDREILVLRFVAELEFQEIADIMHMGLSATKMRYKRALDKLREKFAGIAET; this is encoded by the coding sequence TTGAATAAAGCACAATCGCTATCCATGCGCTATGACCCCCGCGAGCTCTCTGATGAGGAGCTGGTGGCGCGCTCGCATGATGAGTTGTTTCACGTGACACGTGCCTATGAAGAGCTGATGCGGCGCTATCAGCGTACTTTGTTCAACGTTTGTTCAAGGTATTTAGGGAACGATAGGGACGCTGATGATGTCTGTCAGGAAGTCATGCTGAAAGTGCTGTACGGTTTGAAAAATTTTGAAGGCAAGTCGAAATTCAAGACATGGCTGTATAGCATCACCTACAACGAGTGCATTACACAGTATCGAAAGGAACGGCGAAAGCGTCGCTTGATGGACGCATTAAGTATTGACCCCCTCGAGGAAGCGTCCGAAGAAAAGGCGCCGAAACCTGAGGAAAAGGGCGGACTTGATCGCTGGCTGGTGCATGTAAATCCGATTGATCGTGAGATTCTTGTGCTGCGTTTTGTCGCAGAACTGGAATTTCAGGAAATCGCGGACATAATGCATATGGGTTTGAGTGCGACAAAGATGCGTTACAAGCGTGCTCTAGATAAATTGCGTGAGAAATTTGCAGGCATTGCTGAAACTTAG
- a CDS encoding OmpA family protein codes for MKLKNTLGIAIGSFVAATSFGALAQGQGAVEGELFYKKQYNDSVKHVEDGYNPGASIGYFLTDDVSLNLTYDKTNHTRSNDGTGHQKIKGDNFGLNAQYHFGTVGDALRPYVSGGVAHKSMTNVEADGHSGRDKSTFLTAGAGVKWYITDNLFARAGVEADYKLDNGKWDYAPTVGLGVNFGGNGGKVAPAPVPAPAPVEPEPEAPIAEVVRVELDVKFDFDKSVVKSQYMPDINNVADFMKQYPATTTTVAGYTDSIGPDAYNQKLSQRRADAVRAALVNQGVAANRVDAVGHGEANPVASNATEEGRALNRRVEATVQAEAK; via the coding sequence ATGAAACTGAAAAACACCTTGGGCATTGCCATTGGTTCCTTTGTAGCCGCAACTTCGTTCGGTGCCCTGGCACAAGGCCAAGGCGCGGTCGAGGGTGAACTGTTCTACAAAAAACAGTACAACGACAGCGTCAAGCACGTAGAAGACGGTTACAACCCAGGCGCATCGATCGGTTACTTCCTGACCGACGACGTTTCGTTGAACCTGACCTACGACAAAACCAACCACACCCGTTCGAATGACGGCACTGGCCACCAGAAAATCAAAGGCGACAACTTTGGTCTGAACGCTCAGTACCACTTCGGCACCGTAGGCGACGCTCTGCGTCCATACGTTTCCGGCGGTGTTGCTCACAAGAGCATGACCAACGTTGAAGCTGACGGCCACAGCGGTCGCGACAAGTCGACTTTCCTGACTGCAGGCGCTGGTGTTAAGTGGTACATCACTGACAACCTGTTCGCCCGTGCTGGCGTTGAAGCTGACTACAAACTGGACAACGGCAAGTGGGACTACGCTCCTACCGTTGGTCTGGGTGTGAACTTCGGCGGTAACGGCGGTAAAGTCGCTCCTGCTCCAGTTCCAGCTCCAGCACCAGTTGAGCCAGAGCCAGAAGCTCCGATCGCTGAAGTTGTTCGCGTTGAACTTGACGTGAAATTCGACTTCGACAAGTCGGTTGTTAAATCGCAGTACATGCCTGACATCAACAACGTTGCTGATTTCATGAAGCAGTACCCTGCGACCACCACTACTGTTGCTGGTTACACTGACAGCATCGGTCCAGACGCCTACAACCAGAAACTGTCGCAGCGTCGTGCTGACGCTGTTCGTGCAGCCCTGGTTAACCAAGGTGTTGCAGCCAACCGCGTAGACGCAGTTGGCCACGGCGAAGCCAACCCAGTTGCAAGCAACGCAACTGAAGAAGGCCGTGCCCTGAACCGTCGCGTAGAAGCTACCGTTCAAGCAGAAGCTAAGTAA
- a CDS encoding quinone-dependent dihydroorotate dehydrogenase: MYNLARQLLFKLSPETSHDLSLDLIGAGGRLGLNGLLCKAPARLPVTVMGLDFPNPVGLAAGLDKNGAAIDGFAQLGFGFVEIGTVTPRPQPGNPKPRIFRLPEAQAIINRMGFNNLGVDHLLARVQAARYSGILGINIGKNFDTPVERAVDDYLICLDKVYEHASYVTVNVSSPNTPGLRSLQFGDSLKQLLEALQLRQNELTQRHGKRVPLAIKIAPDMTDEETVLVAQALLETGMDAVIATNTTLSRTGVEGMEHGDEAGGLSGAPVREKSTHTVSVLAGELAGRMPIIAAGGITEGKHAAEKITAGASLVQIYSGFIYKGPALIRESVDAISALAR, encoded by the coding sequence ATGTATAACCTGGCCCGCCAGTTGCTCTTCAAACTCTCCCCTGAAACCTCCCACGACCTGTCCCTGGACTTGATCGGCGCAGGTGGCCGTCTCGGGCTTAACGGTTTGTTGTGCAAGGCGCCGGCAAGGCTGCCAGTGACGGTGATGGGGCTGGACTTCCCTAACCCGGTCGGCCTGGCCGCAGGTCTGGACAAAAATGGTGCGGCCATTGATGGCTTTGCACAACTGGGTTTTGGCTTCGTTGAGATCGGCACCGTGACGCCGCGACCTCAGCCGGGCAATCCCAAACCCCGTATTTTCCGACTGCCTGAAGCGCAAGCGATCATCAACCGCATGGGGTTCAACAACCTTGGCGTCGATCACCTGCTTGCACGGGTTCAGGCAGCCAGGTACAGCGGTATCCTGGGTATCAACATTGGCAAGAACTTCGATACGCCGGTTGAGCGAGCGGTCGATGATTACCTGATTTGCCTGGACAAGGTGTATGAGCACGCCAGCTACGTGACTGTAAACGTCAGCTCGCCTAACACGCCGGGTTTGCGCAGCCTGCAATTCGGTGATTCGCTCAAGCAATTGCTCGAGGCCCTGCAGCTGCGTCAGAACGAGCTGACTCAGCGCCACGGCAAGCGCGTACCGCTGGCGATCAAGATCGCCCCTGACATGACAGACGAAGAAACCGTGCTTGTGGCTCAGGCGCTGCTTGAGACGGGTATGGACGCAGTGATTGCCACCAACACCACGCTGAGTCGTACAGGTGTTGAAGGTATGGAGCATGGCGACGAGGCGGGTGGACTGTCTGGAGCACCGGTTCGTGAGAAAAGTACTCACACGGTGTCAGTACTGGCCGGTGAGCTGGCAGGTCGTATGCCGATCATCGCTGCGGGCGGGATTACCGAGGGCAAACACGCAGCTGAAAAAATCACTGCGGGTGCGAGCCTGGTGCAGATTTATTCGGGCTTTATCTACAAGGGTCCGGCCTTGATTCGCGAGTCGGTTGACGCCATATCGGCCTTGGCGCGCTGA
- the rmf gene encoding ribosome modulation factor, with the protein MRRLKRDPLEKAFLRGYQYGVNGKSRELCPFTLPSVRQAWINGWREGRGDNWDGMTGTAGIHRLNELHAVG; encoded by the coding sequence ATGAGAAGACTTAAGCGTGATCCGTTGGAAAAAGCGTTCCTTCGCGGATATCAATACGGTGTTAACGGAAAATCCCGCGAGCTTTGCCCTTTTACTCTACCGTCGGTACGCCAAGCCTGGATTAACGGCTGGCGTGAAGGACGCGGCGACAACTGGGACGGTATGACAGGCACTGCGGGCATCCACAGACTCAACGAACTTCACGCCGTCGGCTAA